The DNA sequence TACTTAACTACGATAGGCGATGTATTTCCAAATAGGAATTCCTCGTTAGTTTCAATACAACTCAGTTCTAATCATCTTTCACTTTTAAAAAACAGTTCACTTCGGGGTCAAGTCAATGTACAAATAATGTGGCTGACACAGAACaacttaaaaatacttacttataatctatttaacgaattatttaatattcgaAGGTTGTATATAAAGAATAATACTATTGTACATATAGAAAATAGGGCCTTTATGAatctgcaaaaaataaaatatttagatttaagTAGTAATAAGCTTACAAATTTAAGTAATGAGACTTTTTATAAGGTTGTAACGTTGGAAGAATTGTATTTGCATAAAAATCATATAAGTCATATTGAAAAGGAcacttttaaacatttaataaaattgaagataTTGGATCTGTcagaaaatgaaattataattttagatttcGATATGTCAACGTTGCCCGTGAAGCAACTTCGCTTGAACCTTAATTCAATATCGATTATTGAatcaaattcaataaaatctcTACCGAATTTAAATGATCTGCAGATGAACAACAACTTTCTTACCTGGGAAGATATCACACACATTCAAATACATGGACTGAAATCACTTGTTTTgtcatataataattttacatttctcgaaaataaaactttttcccACTTACCATCTTTGCAATCCTTATCACTGGAAATGTCAAATATATCTCAACTATCTCCGACGATTTTTACGAAGAACCAAAATCTTATCAGAATCAATTTAGCGTATAATAATTTGAGAGATCTTCATAAAGATGTGTTTGCATACACCACCATATTACAAGAACTTAATTTAAAGGGAAATTCCTTTTCTGATTTCCCACATGTTGCATTATTCAATGTAACTTCATTGGAAAATTTAAACCTGTGTGACAATCAATTACATggaatagatttttttagattCACTGGATTACAAAACTTACGAACACTAAATCTTTGCAACAACCGTATTTCCGTTCTCAACGGATTTAATTCTCCATCCTTAAAAAATTTAGTAACTTTGAATTTGAGTAATAACTTGCTTACAGTTCTTCCACCGAATTTTTTTCAGCATTCATTGGGCTTAAAGGAAATAGACTTGtcacataattttttcaaacatGTACCAAGTAATGGTCTTTCTGAAACAGTCTTGCCAGCTTTAACAACGCTTAATATGTCTTTCAACTCTCTAGAACAGTTAATGCTTTCACATCCGGTCAAACAGTTTCCATTGTTAGAAGAACTTATTATCACGAAAACTAATCTTACGATAATAACGAGtaaagattttgaaaattttccgtcattaaaaaagttaatattgaaaagcaATTGTCTGATTCGATTATCGCCGGGTGCATTTTCAAAACTTCATAACTTGGAGATGTTAGATATGAGCGAAAATAAACTAGAAAATGTTCCTAGAGAAAGACTGCAAGGCCTTTATTCTACAAGAGTATTGAATATATCACAAAACATTATACGAGAGCTTGAAGAATTTACTGGTGACCTACAAAGCTTGCAAAAACTGGATCTATCTTTCAATCACATAACAAGAATAAGCAAGAGTATATTCCGATACCTGTACAGCCTCGCAGAGTTAAACTTGAGTGGAAATTGGCTTTCATTTATAGCAACGGACACTTTCAGGATGCTTCACAAAATTGTGCACATAGACTTGAGCAAGAACTACTTCGAAGTCATTAATACTAAATTGTTAATATCAATTGAAGCACAAGTTAAATCAATTGCATATGATGGtaagttataaaatacaaaaatattttttttatgcaataaaatggtcttaaaatttgtaaattttagttttatagtcttctttcattttaatttattacttattatggCAAATTATACACATGCACTTTATCTTGCAGAAAACCCATTAACGTGTAATTGTGAATCTCAAGAGTTATGGAGATGGATGCAAAATCATTACAAAATTGTGCTAAAAGGAAGTAGCAACTTACGATGTGAGCACCCCGAAGAACTACATGGCTACAGTTTTATGGAGCTGACATCGCAAAAGCTATGCGACGTGCCGGTCGTAATTCGTATCGCAATACAAGACATACAAACCTATTCCGTAATAGTGTCTTGGCAGAGCCGCAATCAGAGCGGCTTAAGTGGATACCAAGTAGCTTACTACAAGGAACAGATGCCAGGAGTAGTAAGTATTGAGCACGATTTGTTTTTGACAAAACGCTTTATGAATCCCGCATACCAATTATTATCCTTGTATTCATATTCACCTgaaaacaaattacaattaataatgaaatgtaATGACTGAAACGTGTTACATGAAAAGAGTAGAGCAACCATTACAACAAACATTTGAATACAAAGGCTGTGCATCACTTCAATGgaccataaaaaatatttatgttcctCGACCGTGGATATTTTGGTTGTACAGTGAATTCGTTTAAATCTTCCTTTTAACAATTGTTCATACGACACGCGATTTTTAACGCCGTACAAATAGCGgctacattttttgttttaactcTGTATTATTTTTCAGATACGAGGTAAAATATTGAACACAACCGCGAGAATGACAAGACTGAATCATTTAACTCCAGGGGCTAGGTATACAATTTGCGTCATAGCTACGGGTAA is a window from the Colias croceus chromosome 7, ilColCroc2.1 genome containing:
- the LOC123693384 gene encoding toll-like receptor 6, which codes for MGMFTLISIVNCGLYAFFIITNIPILQGEEQPQCPSLTENPICPCYNFKEGLFLECPSATPNVVKNVLTKIKGTIQSLSIYDLDSSITDLRPDFLPPHVKIINLQISQSKINEINPNAFTSIRDSLKSLSILSSKLQRIPQDSFSQLQNIEILDLQLNDIKEIDTNTFQGLRLSKINLKGNKIENISENAFHYLEETLTELDITENFLNVFPLKSLANLTKLNSLRLAWNKIQSIPDSSNIAIQELLSVDLSFNEFTRIERNWLSCMPHVKTLTIFSNQIEHIDEEAFFSLNNLEVIDLSRNKLVSISKNIFQKNVNLRTIDLSHNHLHYITGVFSNLSQLTEIFLSENNILEISNDVFYNASSLAVLNLEHNAIQSLEPNCFSYLYNLTQLHMGTNFLKKLPNKIFQSNSKLVTLSLDNNQINEISDSIFDKLEELKEIRLQHNRINHIKRNVFSPLPGLLELHLQNNAIQSIDSHAFITLRKLQHINLQDNYLTTIGDVFPNRNSSLVSIQLSSNHLSLLKNSSLRGQVNVQIMWLTQNNLKILTYNLFNELFNIRRLYIKNNTIVHIENRAFMNLQKIKYLDLSSNKLTNLSNETFYKVVTLEELYLHKNHISHIEKDTFKHLIKLKILDLSENEIIILDFDMSTLPVKQLRLNLNSISIIESNSIKSLPNLNDLQMNNNFLTWEDITHIQIHGLKSLVLSYNNFTFLENKTFSHLPSLQSLSLEMSNISQLSPTIFTKNQNLIRINLAYNNLRDLHKDVFAYTTILQELNLKGNSFSDFPHVALFNVTSLENLNLCDNQLHGIDFFRFTGLQNLRTLNLCNNRISVLNGFNSPSLKNLVTLNLSNNLLTVLPPNFFQHSLGLKEIDLSHNFFKHVPSNGLSETVLPALTTLNMSFNSLEQLMLSHPVKQFPLLEELIITKTNLTIITSKDFENFPSLKKLILKSNCLIRLSPGAFSKLHNLEMLDMSENKLENVPRERLQGLYSTRVLNISQNIIRELEEFTGDLQSLQKLDLSFNHITRISKSIFRYLYSLAELNLSGNWLSFIATDTFRMLHKIVHIDLSKNYFEVINTKLLISIEAQVKSIAYDENPLTCNCESQELWRWMQNHYKIVLKGSSNLRCEHPEELHGYSFMELTSQKLCDVPVVIRIAIQDIQTYSVIVSWQSRNQSGLSGYQVAYYKEQMPGVIRGKILNTTARMTRLNHLTPGARYTICVIATGNFGASAGSSLPDARIATSSENNSAQLYGDEHLFNHLRGYMNDSQTSKCTSVNTIEIFGTSLDSPFSNTYMGIADILTRRLSLVVGCCIGFIVFIVLVSALGYMKTKKRPVATKTEIQQAPQYISYDNFPVPNIEAQTTDMDINTIADIKP